The Epilithonimonas zeae genome contains a region encoding:
- a CDS encoding YybH family protein yields the protein MTAQNFLQSSVCSLSKTPEGIVDSFLAHMNSFNTETMLGFYEEDAIFINDNGEPRRGKMEIAGELEYFFKFGLPMKITTKNIYVDGNLASLILDWSITGVANNGEKVCVRGTSNDYARRGIDGYWRYWFENPFGVKVRSLF from the coding sequence ATGACTGCACAAAATTTTTTACAAAGCTCAGTTTGTTCGTTGTCAAAAACTCCAGAGGGAATTGTCGATTCTTTTCTGGCTCATATGAACTCTTTCAACACTGAGACTATGCTCGGTTTCTATGAAGAAGATGCAATCTTTATCAATGACAATGGCGAGCCTCGGAGAGGAAAAATGGAGATCGCAGGAGAATTGGAATACTTCTTTAAATTCGGATTGCCTATGAAAATTACTACAAAGAATATTTATGTGGATGGTAATCTGGCCTCTCTAATCTTGGACTGGAGTATCACGGGTGTTGCGAATAACGGTGAAAAAGTATGTGTGCGAGGAACATCTAATGATTATGCAAGAAGAGGAATCGACGGATATTGGAGATATTGGTTTGAGAATCCCTTTGGTGTTAAGGTGCGCAGTTTATTTTAA
- a CDS encoding catalase, which yields MKKNKLSDIKLEQLKEHETDNSDQALTTNQGLKISNNQDSLKSGERGPSLLEDFILREKITHFDHERIPERIVHARGSGAHGTFKINKSLAKYTKAKFLSEEGKETPVFVRFSTVAGSAGSTDLARDVRGFAIKFYTEEGNYDLVGNNIPVFFIQDAMKFPDLVHAVKPEPDNAIPQAASAHDTFWDFISLMPESMHMIMWAMSDRAIPRSYRMMEGFGVHTFKFINEEGKIHFVKFHFKPKLGVHSVAWDEATKISGKDSDFHRRDLWEAIENGAFPEWDFGVQIIPEEDEHKFNFDLLDPTKLIPEEEVPVELVGTLTLNRNPDNFFAETEQIAFHPGHLVPGIDFTNDPLLQGRLFSYTDTQLSRLGSSNFHEIPINRSINTVHNNQRDGHMRQQIVKGKVSYEPNSIGGGCPFQAMWKDGGFTSQEERVDGKKIRARSQSFVDHYSQAKLFYNSQSEPEKMHLQNALIFELSKVTIPAIREKVVGQLAFINKDLAALVAKKVGVDVTKLKQPNGSIPADADSKTLQSPEKEPSTKSSDALSMKNTVKNTIKSRVIGFIMENGVNAKDVNTLKSKLEKEGAVIQVIAGSLAPVKADDGTTFEPKHSLTSTASVCFDALYISSGKKSAETLLNEDNKPGALLFVNEAYKHCKAIYFGKETDEIYNASNVKSKKHEDPAIITSDNNNSDYAFIKAVANHRVWELEKDRNNPA from the coding sequence ATGAAAAAAAACAAACTATCTGACATCAAACTGGAGCAATTGAAAGAGCATGAGACTGACAACTCTGATCAGGCACTTACAACTAATCAAGGTCTAAAAATAAGTAATAATCAGGACTCTCTGAAATCGGGAGAAAGAGGACCAAGTTTATTGGAAGATTTTATCTTGAGAGAAAAAATCACTCATTTTGACCACGAGAGAATACCTGAAAGAATTGTTCACGCGCGTGGCTCCGGAGCACACGGCACATTTAAAATCAATAAAAGTCTGGCAAAATACACCAAAGCAAAATTCTTATCAGAAGAAGGAAAAGAAACACCTGTTTTTGTGCGCTTTTCTACCGTTGCAGGAAGTGCGGGAAGTACAGATCTTGCGCGAGATGTACGAGGTTTTGCCATCAAATTTTACACTGAAGAGGGAAATTATGATCTGGTAGGGAATAATATTCCAGTGTTTTTTATTCAAGATGCAATGAAGTTTCCTGATCTGGTTCACGCTGTAAAACCTGAACCCGATAATGCCATTCCGCAGGCTGCATCTGCACACGATACATTTTGGGATTTTATTTCCTTAATGCCGGAAAGTATGCATATGATTATGTGGGCAATGAGTGACAGGGCGATTCCAAGAAGTTACCGAATGATGGAAGGTTTTGGAGTTCATACTTTCAAATTTATTAATGAGGAAGGGAAAATACATTTTGTGAAATTTCATTTTAAACCGAAGTTAGGTGTTCATTCCGTAGCTTGGGATGAAGCGACTAAAATTTCGGGAAAAGATTCAGATTTTCACAGGCGAGATCTTTGGGAGGCCATAGAAAACGGTGCTTTTCCGGAATGGGATTTTGGAGTACAAATTATTCCTGAAGAGGATGAACATAAATTCAATTTCGATCTGCTCGATCCTACAAAGCTGATTCCTGAAGAAGAAGTTCCTGTTGAATTGGTCGGAACTTTAACGCTTAACAGAAATCCCGATAATTTCTTTGCGGAGACTGAACAGATAGCTTTCCACCCTGGCCATTTGGTCCCAGGAATTGATTTTACCAATGATCCTCTGTTGCAGGGAAGATTGTTTTCTTACACTGATACGCAGTTGTCAAGATTGGGTTCGTCGAATTTTCACGAGATCCCTATTAACAGATCCATTAATACTGTTCATAATAATCAGCGTGACGGACATATGCGCCAACAGATCGTTAAAGGAAAAGTAAGCTATGAGCCAAACTCTATCGGCGGCGGCTGTCCTTTTCAGGCGATGTGGAAAGATGGTGGTTTTACATCACAAGAGGAAAGAGTTGATGGAAAGAAAATACGAGCGAGAAGTCAAAGTTTTGTAGATCATTATTCCCAAGCAAAATTATTTTATAATAGCCAATCGGAACCTGAAAAGATGCACCTTCAAAATGCATTGATTTTTGAATTGTCAAAAGTTACAATTCCTGCAATCCGTGAAAAAGTGGTTGGGCAATTGGCTTTTATCAATAAAGATTTAGCGGCGTTGGTTGCTAAAAAAGTGGGTGTTGATGTTACTAAACTAAAACAACCCAATGGAAGTATTCCTGCAGATGCCGATTCGAAAACCTTACAAAGCCCTGAAAAAGAACCTTCAACAAAAAGTTCTGATGCTTTAAGTATGAAAAATACGGTTAAAAATACTATAAAAAGCCGTGTTATCGGTTTTATTATGGAAAATGGTGTAAATGCAAAAGATGTAAACACTCTGAAATCGAAACTTGAAAAAGAAGGAGCTGTAATACAGGTCATTGCGGGAAGTCTTGCGCCTGTAAAAGCGGATGACGGAACGACTTTTGAGCCGAAACATTCTCTTACAAGTACAGCAAGTGTCTGCTTCGATGCTCTGTATATTTCCAGTGGTAAAAAGTCTGCAGAAACCTTGTTGAATGAAGATAACAAACCGGGAGCACTTTTATTTGTAAATGAGGCTTATAAGCATTGTAAAGCAATCTACTTCGGAAAAGAAACTGATGAAATTTATAATGCAAGCAACGTTAAAAGTAAAAAACACGAAGATCCGGCAATTATTACCTCAGACAATAATAATTCTGATTATGCCTTTATTAAAGCTGTAGCCAATCACCGCGTTTGGGAACTAGAGAAGGATAGAAATAACCCGGCATAA
- a CDS encoding SDR family oxidoreductase: MKILVIGGTGLTGRLVTKKLEKLGHEVVIGSPSQGVNILTGEGLKEALYGTEIVIDLSNSSSPDEENALRFFETAGKNLVKAELNTTVKHHIVLSIVGTDDALEIGYLRAKKLQEDTIKNSGIPYTIIRSTQFHQHVEAIIQVQGEGDEVFVSDLDYQPIALEDVADFIVQFSLEAPKNGTIEIAGPRRGKMKDFVSKYIEITGQDKKVISDNENKYMHFVVPPSLLVPAGQFSPGTILFEDWALATMKG, translated from the coding sequence ATGAAAATTTTAGTAATAGGTGGAACAGGTCTTACAGGAAGACTCGTAACGAAAAAATTAGAAAAACTTGGTCATGAGGTAGTTATTGGTTCACCGTCCCAAGGTGTAAATATACTCACTGGTGAAGGGCTAAAGGAAGCATTGTACGGAACCGAAATAGTAATAGATCTGTCAAACTCATCTTCCCCAGATGAAGAAAATGCACTTCGATTTTTTGAAACTGCAGGAAAAAATCTTGTCAAAGCAGAATTGAATACTACTGTAAAGCATCATATCGTCCTATCGATTGTAGGAACAGATGATGCATTGGAAATTGGTTATCTGAGGGCAAAGAAACTTCAGGAGGACACCATTAAAAACTCCGGAATACCTTATACGATAATTAGGTCAACACAATTTCATCAGCATGTGGAAGCAATCATACAGGTGCAGGGAGAAGGGGATGAGGTTTTTGTTTCTGATCTGGACTATCAGCCTATCGCTCTTGAAGATGTTGCTGATTTCATCGTACAATTTTCCTTGGAAGCACCTAAAAATGGCACTATTGAAATTGCGGGACCAAGACGTGGAAAAATGAAGGATTTTGTGTCTAAATACATTGAAATTACAGGTCAGGATAAAAAAGTGATCTCAGACAATGAAAATAAGTATATGCATTTTGTTGTTCCTCCTTCACTACTTGTTCCGGCTGGTCAATTCAGTCCTGGTACAATCCTTTTTGAGGATTGGGCGCTTGCTACAATGAAAGGTTAG
- a CDS encoding nucleotidyltransferase — translation MARTLQQIQDSILSAKETQTELSGLTDSLTTNSKTSIWKLFIYVVAYAIWVLETLFDTHKAEVLDALTQLKPHTARWYRNKALAFQYGVGLDFKLIEDTDQFNNATYTAEQIAASKIIKYAAVTESSIESRLIVKIATEKNGLLEPIGEDEKFSFDAYINEIKDAGVKITVLNYVPDRLQLKLTIKIDPMVLNRNGMKILKSDGGEFPVVEAISAYMKELPFNGMLVLNHLVDKLQAVEGVLDPRLEYAKTSWIDTASNGYGSLKDIKGETLPVSGYFTWSLSNEEYKTIIEYVV, via the coding sequence ATGGCAAGAACATTACAGCAGATCCAGGACTCGATCTTAAGCGCTAAAGAAACTCAAACCGAATTATCAGGCTTAACGGACTCGTTAACAACCAATAGCAAAACATCAATTTGGAAACTTTTTATTTATGTTGTTGCTTATGCGATTTGGGTGTTAGAAACTCTGTTTGATACTCATAAAGCTGAGGTTTTAGATGCATTAACTCAATTAAAACCTCATACTGCGAGATGGTATAGGAATAAAGCTTTGGCATTTCAATATGGTGTAGGCTTGGATTTTAAATTAATTGAGGATACAGACCAATTCAATAATGCAACTTACACTGCGGAGCAGATTGCAGCTTCAAAAATTATTAAATATGCGGCTGTTACAGAAAGTTCGATTGAAAGTCGATTGATTGTAAAGATTGCCACTGAAAAAAATGGACTCTTGGAACCAATTGGTGAAGATGAAAAGTTCAGTTTCGATGCATACATTAATGAGATTAAAGATGCCGGTGTGAAAATTACAGTTCTCAATTATGTGCCAGATCGACTTCAGTTAAAACTAACAATTAAAATTGATCCCATGGTACTAAACAGAAATGGGATGAAGATTCTAAAATCAGATGGTGGAGAATTCCCAGTAGTTGAAGCTATTTCTGCCTATATGAAAGAGTTACCATTTAATGGGATGTTAGTTCTCAATCACCTTGTAGATAAACTACAGGCTGTAGAAGGTGTATTGGACCCACGATTAGAATATGCAAAAACTTCTTGGATTGATACAGCTTCTAATGGTTACGGAAGTTTGAAAGATATCAAAGGAGAAACCCTGCCGGTAAGTGGATATTTTACCTGGTCGCTCTCAAATGAAGAATATAAAACAATTATAGAATATGTGGTATAA
- a CDS encoding AraC family transcriptional regulator: MQKNDLVILNRMDYSSGIAVGNWNGSTPGIIKALSPHRHDHYTCMLIESGKLEVVFDFKHLTMPAGTLFISPPGQIHQILSTFGATGYYLSFESRHINKSAYTSLDNLLDDTMLITLSNHEYEWFRTILDSIIKLQDLNDSVCSQVEEPLLSAAIEQAILCYERSTFIIKENLSLRSVSISKEFKNLVKSHFRTLKRPYEYAEKLNITVGHLSDTVKKVTGLSASELIQKEVMSEAQRLLYYTEVSIKEISYHLGYQDTKYFIRLFSKKAGFSPSEYRKKYTKKLDHIQDQ; this comes from the coding sequence ATGCAAAAAAACGATTTAGTTATATTAAATAGAATGGATTACAGCAGTGGAATTGCTGTTGGGAATTGGAACGGGTCCACCCCTGGTATTATAAAAGCACTTAGCCCGCACAGACATGATCACTATACTTGTATGTTAATTGAATCTGGGAAACTTGAAGTTGTATTTGATTTTAAGCATTTGACAATGCCTGCAGGGACACTTTTTATCTCTCCTCCCGGACAGATACATCAGATTCTCAGTACTTTTGGTGCAACAGGTTATTATCTGTCTTTTGAAAGCCGTCATATTAATAAATCGGCATACACAAGTTTAGATAATTTGTTAGATGATACCATGCTAATTACTCTCTCAAATCATGAGTATGAGTGGTTTAGAACTATCCTTGATTCAATAATCAAATTACAAGACCTAAATGATAGTGTTTGCAGCCAAGTTGAAGAACCATTGCTTTCAGCTGCCATCGAGCAGGCCATACTATGCTATGAGCGTAGTACATTTATTATTAAGGAAAATTTGAGTCTACGCTCAGTTAGTATCTCAAAGGAATTCAAGAATCTCGTAAAATCTCATTTCCGGACTCTTAAACGCCCGTACGAATACGCAGAAAAGCTTAATATTACTGTTGGACACCTTAGTGACACGGTTAAAAAAGTGACTGGATTATCCGCTTCCGAGTTGATTCAGAAGGAAGTGATGAGCGAAGCACAAAGATTGCTTTATTATACGGAGGTAAGCATCAAGGAAATTTCCTATCATCTGGGATATCAAGACACAAAATATTTCATCAGACTTTTCAGTAAAAAGGCCGGTTTCTCTCCAAGTGAATATCGGAAGAAATACACTAAAAAATTGGACCACATACAAGATCAGTAA
- a CDS encoding zinc-dependent alcohol dehydrogenase has protein sequence MKAAVFHAPGKITCDTVEDPKIEDQKDIILKVTSTAICGSDLHMYSGGMPQLKPMVMGHEFMGIIEDVGKNITHLKVGDRVVVPFPIACGGCYFCEHDLPGACENSNPDHYGPEGGILTEKGGGMFGYTDLYGGYSGGQAQYVRVPYANFGPRKVPENLTDEQVLFLTDIFPTGYTGVMWGDLKGGETVAVFGAGPVGSMSVKSAILHNARKVIVIDTLQYRLDQIKRLTGCETILWESAEQTVEEIRNLTDGRGADLCIDAVGFEPERNLLDKAKAVLNFEKGSIKVLEACMSGVRRGGFVSVLGVYPVSYDNFKLGQIFDKGITIKAGQSPVHSIIDKLLKYVETGQVKLDDIITHKLSLDDVAKGYEIFHKKEDGCVKVVLDPWI, from the coding sequence ATGAAAGCAGCAGTTTTTCACGCACCGGGTAAAATTACCTGTGACACAGTTGAAGATCCGAAAATTGAAGATCAAAAAGACATTATACTCAAAGTAACATCGACGGCGATTTGCGGCAGCGATCTCCATATGTATTCCGGAGGAATGCCACAATTAAAACCAATGGTTATGGGGCATGAATTTATGGGAATAATAGAAGATGTCGGGAAGAATATTACCCATCTAAAAGTGGGAGATAGGGTCGTAGTACCTTTTCCAATAGCTTGCGGTGGGTGTTATTTTTGTGAGCATGATCTTCCGGGAGCCTGTGAAAACAGCAATCCCGACCATTATGGTCCGGAAGGTGGAATCTTGACGGAAAAAGGTGGCGGAATGTTTGGATACACCGATCTGTATGGTGGTTATAGCGGGGGACAAGCTCAATATGTGAGAGTTCCATATGCTAATTTTGGCCCTAGGAAAGTCCCTGAAAATTTAACTGATGAACAGGTGTTATTCTTGACGGATATTTTCCCAACCGGTTATACAGGAGTAATGTGGGGAGATCTGAAAGGAGGAGAAACTGTTGCTGTCTTTGGAGCGGGACCAGTAGGATCGATGTCCGTTAAAAGTGCGATCCTTCACAATGCCAGGAAAGTCATTGTAATTGACACATTACAGTATAGGCTCGATCAGATCAAAAGACTAACTGGCTGCGAAACGATTCTATGGGAAAGCGCAGAGCAGACGGTTGAAGAAATCAGAAATCTGACGGATGGCAGAGGTGCAGATCTATGTATTGATGCCGTCGGTTTTGAACCAGAGCGGAACCTATTAGATAAAGCGAAAGCAGTTTTAAATTTTGAAAAAGGCTCCATTAAAGTTTTAGAAGCTTGCATGAGTGGTGTTCGAAGAGGAGGCTTTGTTTCTGTGTTAGGAGTTTATCCTGTGAGTTATGATAATTTCAAGTTGGGTCAGATCTTTGATAAGGGAATAACTATCAAGGCCGGACAATCGCCAGTTCATTCTATTATAGATAAACTACTAAAATATGTGGAAACAGGTCAGGTAAAATTGGATGATATTATTACACATAAGTTAAGTTTGGACGATGTAGCCAAAGGTTATGAAATTTTCCATAAAAAAGAAGATGGATGTGTTAAAGTAGTCCTGGATCCATGGATTTAA
- a CDS encoding leucine-rich repeat domain-containing protein yields MLKDLYGNIMTNTSGEVLKSPDLPVIEFDHNQSVFPPIQGMASPVFQLSSKPGTNNTVNFDYGDGSAIASYNFTTNTSIPTYTYPAGAAKRTVKMWFSNPNNIYSITISRQRLIGKFPENLLFYRFSSAVSISSVYFEEFPTGLGGGYFQTLNLNSITPNSISFIPTWITNSRIFQLALSGLNLSNKLNNNLDKIIRIKGITNLSLGSCSINTSSIPSNFKDISTLRTLAFAANPVQNISQEINDMKQITHLSFGYRHQVNWTNGMGNGALTSWGVGIGGMNLNQLSIVFAASGQLLPLTPPTGIELCPALKTIDYRSAYKGNQTRMDTLVTNFYNIVVAKAIISNSSTIEGLLRKVNWLISWVNFYAGANDRPSGIFQAPLVGFNLGVDNGKPESPMEMLYVLCKNYRWTVEVMNETLTDIQTLS; encoded by the coding sequence ATGTTAAAAGATCTTTATGGAAACATTATGACAAATACATCTGGAGAAGTTTTAAAATCCCCAGATTTACCTGTTATAGAATTTGATCATAATCAAAGTGTTTTTCCTCCTATCCAAGGGATGGCTAGTCCTGTATTTCAATTATCATCTAAGCCAGGTACTAATAATACGGTTAATTTTGATTACGGTGATGGTAGCGCAATAGCATCATATAATTTTACCACAAATACATCTATTCCCACATATACTTATCCCGCAGGTGCTGCTAAAAGAACTGTAAAAATGTGGTTTTCTAATCCTAATAATATATATTCTATAACAATTTCTAGACAAAGATTAATCGGGAAATTTCCAGAGAATTTATTGTTTTATAGATTTTCTAGTGCTGTTAGTATTTCATCAGTATATTTTGAAGAGTTCCCAACTGGGTTGGGAGGTGGGTACTTTCAAACGCTTAACCTTAATTCGATAACACCTAATTCTATTAGTTTTATTCCAACTTGGATAACTAACTCAAGGATTTTTCAATTAGCATTATCTGGACTTAATTTGTCAAATAAGCTAAATAATAATTTGGATAAAATTATTAGAATAAAAGGTATAACTAATTTGTCATTAGGAAGTTGTTCAATTAATACCTCTTCAATACCATCTAATTTTAAAGATATTTCTACTTTAAGGACTTTAGCTTTTGCTGCTAATCCAGTTCAAAATATATCTCAAGAAATAAATGATATGAAACAAATAACACATTTGTCTTTTGGTTATAGACATCAAGTAAATTGGACAAATGGTATGGGTAATGGAGCTCTGACGTCTTGGGGGGTTGGAATCGGTGGTATGAATTTGAATCAATTATCAATTGTGTTTGCTGCATCTGGTCAACTTTTACCTTTAACACCACCTACGGGAATAGAGCTATGCCCTGCTTTAAAAACAATCGACTATAGAAGCGCATATAAAGGAAATCAAACAAGGATGGATACATTAGTAACTAACTTTTATAACATTGTTGTTGCTAAGGCTATAATATCAAACTCGTCAACAATAGAAGGGCTTCTTAGAAAAGTTAATTGGCTAATATCTTGGGTAAATTTTTACGCAGGTGCTAATGATAGACCTTCTGGTATATTTCAAGCTCCTTTAGTTGGATTCAACCTTGGAGTAGATAATGGAAAGCCAGAATCTCCAATGGAGATGTTATATGTGCTTTGTAAAAATTATAGATGGACCGTCGAAGTAATGAATGAAACACTAACTGATATACAAACTTTATCATAG
- a CDS encoding PA2169 family four-helix-bundle protein, protein MENSKTISILNDLLHIINDRLEGFENVEGKVWEKNHQLKDQYEHITTQSKIMKNEIINLITSLGGNPSDSVSLSGSLHRAWIDIKNSVIVSHLEESTLQNVIFGEKAAIQSYQEALDSGDLDPESSEVISEQLKKIKDSSHQFQGIYDNINS, encoded by the coding sequence ATGGAAAATTCAAAAACAATTTCAATTTTAAATGATCTTCTTCATATCATTAATGACCGTTTGGAGGGTTTTGAAAACGTTGAAGGCAAGGTGTGGGAGAAGAACCATCAACTTAAGGATCAATATGAGCATATTACTACCCAAAGTAAAATAATGAAGAATGAGATCATTAATCTGATTACTTCTTTAGGTGGTAATCCCAGTGATTCAGTTTCTTTGTCCGGAAGCCTTCACAGAGCTTGGATTGATATTAAAAATTCAGTCATTGTCAGTCATTTAGAAGAATCGACATTACAGAATGTTATCTTCGGTGAGAAGGCTGCCATACAATCGTATCAGGAGGCATTGGACAGCGGTGATCTTGATCCTGAAAGTTCTGAAGTCATTTCTGAACAACTCAAAAAAATCAAAGATTCAAGTCATCAATTCCAAGGAATATATGATAATATTAATTCGTAA
- a CDS encoding phage baseplate protein, translated as MNYINFNQTGGFPLSTNILDALQTSYNLFNQLGNLAGDFAIISGCQVNGSSVTDGTVFLNGELLPFQAGNLSDTVIITVEPVKATFQDAEQRDVIYKRQVRFGTAGPEDTYAWSRFKRIFKTTEIEAFKLSHDNSIANHSTSLSNHEARIASLEAKVAALEIKPSAIPIGMIAIWNKPSTVAIPKDWQECTDLKGRVPVGWLPNDSDFGSIDNYKVEGGERTHILSKDEMPRHSHRFLYGSYTRGTGSSNTPIAVNGTAGTSYTTEEGSGLPHNNLQPYRVVRFIEYIGPTN; from the coding sequence ATGAATTATATCAATTTTAATCAAACAGGTGGTTTTCCACTCTCTACTAATATTCTAGACGCCTTACAAACTTCATATAATCTTTTTAATCAATTAGGAAATTTGGCTGGTGATTTTGCTATTATTTCTGGATGTCAGGTTAATGGATCTTCAGTTACAGATGGTACAGTATTTTTAAATGGTGAACTATTACCGTTTCAGGCAGGTAATTTATCAGATACGGTTATTATTACTGTAGAACCTGTTAAAGCAACTTTCCAGGATGCAGAACAAAGAGATGTTATTTACAAAAGGCAAGTAAGATTTGGAACAGCAGGCCCAGAAGATACTTATGCTTGGTCACGTTTTAAAAGAATTTTTAAGACAACAGAAATTGAGGCTTTTAAACTAAGCCATGATAATAGTATTGCTAATCACAGCACAAGTCTTTCTAATCACGAAGCGAGAATCGCTAGTCTTGAGGCAAAAGTTGCAGCATTAGAAATTAAACCATCTGCAATACCAATTGGCATGATTGCTATCTGGAATAAGCCTTCAACAGTTGCTATTCCTAAGGATTGGCAAGAATGTACAGATTTAAAAGGACGTGTACCTGTAGGTTGGTTGCCAAACGATAGTGATTTCGGTTCTATTGATAATTACAAAGTAGAAGGTGGAGAAAGAACTCATATATTATCAAAAGATGAAATGCCAAGACACAGCCATAGATTTTTATATGGTTCGTACACAAGAGGGACAGGTAGTTCCAATACTCCCATAGCAGTAAATGGTACAGCCGGAACATCATACACAACTGAAGAAGGTAGCGGTCTACCACATAATAACTTACAACCTTACAGGGTAGTTAGATTTATAGAATATATCGGTCCGACAAACTAA
- a CDS encoding helix-turn-helix transcriptional regulator — MFVIFILLFILSNLYLSAGSNFTLIRNSEKYFAFRNTLLLLNISCMLSILMLNSYFFHVKREEYYFTSNRNLYKQEEIENLKNELLRVQELISADDITEESLKHLVESAQINDALFVEKFNKFFPDFYNKINNTSSAPLTLSDLKYCGMLKLGFTTKQIAIYTNSSIKSVESKKYRLRKKLAIQIDENSKDWFSNI; from the coding sequence ATGTTTGTTATCTTTATCCTTTTATTTATTCTTTCCAACCTGTATCTCTCTGCAGGAAGCAACTTTACATTGATAAGAAACAGTGAAAAATATTTTGCTTTCAGAAATACTTTATTACTTCTCAACATTAGTTGTATGCTATCTATACTGATGCTGAATTCTTATTTTTTTCATGTCAAAAGAGAAGAATACTATTTTACATCTAATAGGAATCTCTACAAGCAGGAAGAAATTGAGAATTTGAAAAATGAGCTGCTTCGCGTACAGGAATTAATTAGTGCAGATGACATTACTGAGGAAAGTCTCAAGCATCTTGTAGAATCGGCTCAAATAAATGATGCGCTTTTTGTCGAAAAGTTCAATAAGTTCTTTCCGGATTTTTATAATAAAATAAACAATACTTCTTCCGCTCCTTTAACTCTTTCTGATTTAAAATACTGTGGTATGCTAAAACTTGGTTTCACTACAAAACAGATTGCTATCTATACAAACTCATCTATAAAATCGGTGGAAAGTAAAAAATACAGATTGAGAAAAAAATTAGCAATACAAATTGACGAAAATTCAAAGGATTGGTTTTCAAATATTTAA
- a CDS encoding chloride channel protein: MQGNTAYRKKIIRSSYVKLIGISIIVSIICCLISYTLKHLTGQVQEYLFEQIIATENKLLIFLPSVGITTIYFLRKYFFQNRKNKGIKEIYTTLETRKDHLPFFKIPSHCVNGFLTVIFGGSTGVEVSTVVATATVGNQAYKHLHSAWAYKTELICAGIIAGVTVLFGSSLGGFLFAFEVIARKYNKTLLISGISSMIVAHLFVHFYDSNPLFTFKVQDWRWQSIPFAMILSLIGGIFALYFTKIVIYAKTFFGGINNNFIRVNLGAITVGVFIFFLPALYGDSYHGLGKILEFSSYDIVNLAYLIPLVLLIFIKPLAASLTLGAGGDGGVFAPSIVTGAFLGVFFAQFCNHYLGTHLVIINFALFGAAAMLSAAIHAPLTATFIISSIVPSGYLLLFPLFISSVISKILAKKIYPYNVYTYKEFSSSRNVIN; encoded by the coding sequence ATGCAAGGCAATACAGCGTACAGAAAGAAAATAATCAGATCCAGCTATGTCAAATTAATCGGGATATCTATTATCGTTAGTATTATCTGTTGTCTTATATCTTATACTTTAAAACATTTAACAGGACAGGTACAAGAATACCTCTTTGAACAAATTATAGCCACGGAAAACAAATTGTTAATCTTTTTACCAAGTGTAGGTATTACAACAATCTACTTCCTACGTAAATATTTCTTTCAGAACAGAAAAAATAAAGGAATTAAAGAAATATATACAACCCTGGAAACAAGAAAAGATCATCTTCCTTTTTTTAAAATACCTTCTCATTGTGTTAATGGCTTTTTAACAGTGATTTTCGGAGGATCTACAGGAGTAGAAGTGTCAACAGTAGTTGCCACCGCAACAGTTGGTAATCAGGCCTACAAACATTTGCATAGTGCTTGGGCCTACAAGACGGAACTGATATGTGCAGGTATTATAGCGGGTGTAACCGTACTCTTTGGAAGTTCGCTGGGCGGTTTTTTATTTGCATTTGAAGTTATTGCACGTAAATACAATAAAACCTTACTGATCAGTGGAATAAGTTCGATGATTGTAGCTCATCTATTTGTACATTTTTATGACTCAAATCCACTATTTACATTTAAGGTACAGGACTGGCGTTGGCAATCCATACCTTTTGCTATGATACTAAGTTTAATCGGAGGTATATTTGCGCTTTATTTTACGAAAATTGTCATCTACGCAAAAACATTTTTTGGTGGGATTAACAACAATTTCATCCGTGTAAATTTAGGTGCCATAACTGTTGGGGTATTTATCTTTTTTCTTCCGGCTTTATATGGTGATAGTTATCACGGACTTGGTAAAATCCTCGAATTTAGTTCGTACGACATCGTTAATCTCGCATATTTAATTCCTCTGGTTTTGCTTATCTTCATAAAGCCATTGGCGGCTTCCCTCACTCTCGGTGCAGGCGGTGACGGCGGTGTATTTGCCCCGAGTATTGTTACAGGTGCGTTTTTAGGGGTATTTTTTGCCCAATTCTGCAACCATTATTTAGGTACCCATCTTGTGATTATTAATTTTGCGTTATTTGGAGCAGCTGCCATGCTTTCCGCAGCTATTCACGCCCCTCTTACTGCCACGTTTATTATTTCCAGTATAGTACCGTCTGGATATCTATTGCTGTTTCCTTTGTTCATCAGTAGTGTTATTTCTAAAATTCTGGCAAAGAAAATCTATCCTTACAATGTGTATACTTACAAAGAATTTTCAAGCAGCCGGAACGTAATAAATTGA